Proteins from a genomic interval of Antedon mediterranea chromosome 5, ecAntMedi1.1, whole genome shotgun sequence:
- the LOC140049661 gene encoding uncharacterized protein — protein sequence MYKAYIRPHMEYCIQSWSPYYNKDKEILEKVQRRATKMVKSISDLPYEKRLEYLDLQPLETRRLRGDLIEAFKILKGFEDIDPKYLFKLSHNIRTRGHSLKLYRPKLRGNLMCRVNFFTIRVIHHWNSLPEYVQ from the coding sequence ATGTACAAGGCATACATCCGTCCACATATGGAATACTGTATACAGTCCTGGTCTCCTTACTataacaaagacaaagaaatctTGGAGAAGGTGCAGAGAAGAGCTACAAAGATGGTCAAGTCAATAAGTGATCTACCATATGAAAAAAGGTTAGAATATCTTGATCTTCAACCATTAGAGACAAGAAGACTACGAGGAGATTTGATTGAAGCTTTCAAAATTTTGAAAGGCTTTGAGGATATTGacccaaaatatttatttaaattgtctcACAACATCAGAACCAGGGGACACAGCTTAAAACTATATCGTCCAAAACTTAGAGGAAATCTTATGTGCAGGGTCAACTTTTTTACCATCAGAGTCATACATCACTGGAATTCTCTGCCtgaatatgtacagtaa
- the LOC140048526 gene encoding uncharacterized protein: MEADPTLKLECRRNAFTIREKEYLVDLVEEHKDLLDPVIRYNDSMTVYKRNQIWKVIGAQYNEKFKENIRDVEQLKRMWSKIKIQIKKYMKVPRSKANIWNLAREMFRQSSQNVKDENMSKNIETIVAKMSVRKDLLIQTEVDTSASRHKNSQLNASSDDDLIILNIAENRSTGMSGLEDVVEVVDDDSEQVPNGLGQIEYTTDNHEKIALNAINDQPTGRPTDGVRVIQIEPTPIHFSNDYQKVVESDGLSTTLHQNQVILKQDQNQVILKHDQHQHQVILNHDQNQVILNHDQHPNQVILKHDQHQNQVILNHDQHQNQVILNQMIPKIDHVTSYYPEPSTSKSSGSTGEYTLWQNINCADEAAPEASSSGISVGRVRASKRRNYSSETNNSFNRGKVSRNRHNFYKNRSLRRNLRNRNRLRQLEDFYEEEFQDDDMSMDDNFVSESSYRKRMLELAEEEHAQKMHLLKLKCEVVELQKQELVSKLQR, translated from the coding sequence ATGGAGGCTGATCCTACACTTAAACTAGAATGCCGAAGGAATGCGTTTACTATCAGAGAAAAAGAATATTTGGTTGATCTTGTTGAAGAGCATAAAGATCTTCTGGATCCAGTGATACGCTACAACGACTCGATGACTGTGTACAAAAGAAATCAAATCTGGAAAGTAATCGGGGCGCAATACAAcgagaaatttaaagaaaacatcCGAGATGTTGAACAATTAAAAAGAATGTGGTCTAAGATTAAGATACAAATCAAGAAATATATGAAGGTTCCCAGATCCAAAGCTAACATTTGGAATCTAGCAAGGGAAATGTTTAGGCAGTCATCTCAAAACGTTAAAGATGAAAACATGTCAAAAAACATTGAAACGATAGTGGCTAAAATGTCTGTAAGGAAAGATTTGTTGATTCAGACTGAGGTGGACACCAGTGCCTCACGGCACAAAAACAGTCAGTTGAATGCTTCATCAGATGatgatttgattattttaaatattgccGAAAACCGATCTACTGGTATGTCTGGCTTGGAGGATGTTGTTGAGGTTGTAGATGATGATAGTGAACAGGTACCAAATGGATTAGGACAAATAGAATATACCACTGACAATCATGAGAAGATTGCTCTTAACGCCATTAATGATCAACCGACGGGCAGACCAACAGATGGTGTCCGTGTAATTCAGATTGAACCAACGCCAATTCACTTCAGCAATGATTATCAAAAAGTGGTTGAATCTGATGGTCTTAGTACCACTCTACACCAAAACCAAGTCATTCTTAAACAGGATCAAAACCAAGTCATTCTTAAACATGATCAACACCAACACCAAGTGATTCTTAATCACGATCAAAACCAAGTCATTCTTAATCACGATCAACACCCAAACCAAGTGATTCTTAAACATGATCAACACCAAAACCAAGTGATTCTTAATCACGATCAACACCAAAACCAAGTAATTCTTAATCAGATGATACCAAAAATTGATCATGTTACGTCATATTATCCAGAACCTTCAACTTCAAAGTCCTCAGGAAGCACTGGAGAGTACACTCTCTGGCAAAACATCAACTGTGCTGATGAAGCAGCACCTGAAGCCTCTTCATCAGGTATCAGTGTTGGCAGAGTCAGAGCTTCTAAACGACGTAACTACAGCTCAGAAACGAATAATTCTTTTAACAGAGGTAAAGTTTCAAGAAATCGGCACAATTTTTATAAGAATCGATCTTTAAGAAGAAATTTAAGAAACCGCAACAGGTTAAGACAACTTGAAGATTTCTATGAAGAGGAATTTCAAGACGATGATATGTCGATGGATGATAACTTTGTAAGTGAAAGTTCGTATAGGAAACGTATGCTTGAATTAGCCGAAGAAGAGCATGCACAAAAGATGCACCTGTTGAAGTTAAAATGTGAAGTGGTTGAGTTGCAGAAACAAGAACTTGTCAGCAAGCTGCAAAGGTGA